Proteins encoded within one genomic window of Comamonas endophytica:
- a CDS encoding ATP-binding protein has product MTFDLVAFAREAVAVSTPAQLLTLARDAAAAVCTGPVFAAHLSPDWQWEHALLACPAASGAPAAAAVRPALSAVHRQLSLAPRTLYLQRAPDTEALFMALCPDGQVLCAVPMCDRDGAPTGSLVVDEAALRGNAETLRSLEAIAAISGTSLQAAWQHAGARRDQERLQLLSETTNDSFWDLDVASGEMWWGGKLDHVLGTQPRMSKRVDWRHARIHPEDADRVVSSFDAALRSQASSWNAPYRLPGFSGQDIHVREHAYFLRDAAGVAYRAIGTIRDVSALKELLLRERAARAQAEQASLVKDQFLAMLGHELRNPLAPIVTVITLLELRSAGPDKHLQILRRQTEHLVRLVDDLMDVARISTGKVELTKVRTLVEPLLQRAAEMSQPLFEQRRHHLDIDVSADVEIDADIARMTQVLTNLLSNAAKYTEPGGRVRAVVRQEAGQAVIRIRDNGIGIAADFLPKIFEMFSQSHQALDRAQGGLGLGLAIVRNLVHQHGGSVQACSEGLGLGAEMVLRLPLAAEAVAPTALAGPQAIDRQSAPCSILIVDDNQDAATLLGEWFNAQGCRVRIAHHPAQALDLFGQEPPEVALVDIGLPAMDGYELVRRMRALPEGAHSRIVAVTGYGSASDVQKAIAAGFDAHLAKPISLGLLSQLLAERHKAKTAL; this is encoded by the coding sequence GTGACTTTCGATCTCGTTGCGTTCGCACGCGAGGCGGTCGCGGTTTCCACGCCGGCACAGCTGTTGACTCTGGCACGCGACGCTGCTGCCGCGGTTTGCACCGGCCCGGTCTTTGCCGCGCATCTTTCCCCGGACTGGCAGTGGGAACATGCGCTGCTGGCATGTCCCGCCGCATCCGGCGCGCCCGCCGCAGCGGCCGTGCGGCCGGCACTGTCTGCCGTGCATCGGCAGCTGTCACTCGCGCCGCGGACCCTGTACCTGCAGCGGGCGCCGGATACCGAAGCCCTGTTCATGGCCCTGTGTCCGGATGGCCAGGTCCTTTGTGCCGTCCCGATGTGCGATCGCGATGGCGCGCCCACGGGCAGCCTGGTTGTGGACGAAGCCGCCCTGCGCGGCAATGCCGAGACGCTGCGCAGCCTGGAGGCCATCGCCGCCATTTCCGGCACTTCGCTGCAGGCGGCATGGCAGCATGCCGGCGCGCGCCGCGACCAGGAGCGTCTGCAGCTGCTTTCCGAAACCACGAATGATTCCTTTTGGGACCTGGATGTGGCGTCGGGAGAGATGTGGTGGGGCGGCAAGCTGGATCATGTCCTCGGCACGCAGCCGCGCATGTCGAAGCGGGTGGACTGGCGCCATGCGCGGATCCATCCCGAAGATGCGGACCGCGTAGTCAGCTCCTTCGATGCGGCCCTGCGCAGCCAGGCATCTTCGTGGAATGCACCCTACCGGCTGCCGGGTTTCAGCGGGCAGGATATCCACGTCCGGGAGCATGCCTACTTCCTGCGCGACGCCGCCGGCGTGGCCTACCGGGCCATCGGCACGATCCGCGACGTCAGCGCGCTCAAGGAACTGCTGCTGCGCGAGCGTGCAGCGCGTGCGCAGGCCGAGCAAGCCAGCCTGGTGAAGGACCAGTTCCTGGCGATGCTGGGCCATGAACTGCGCAATCCGCTGGCGCCCATCGTCACGGTGATCACGCTGCTGGAGCTGCGCTCGGCCGGTCCCGACAAGCATCTGCAGATCCTGCGCCGCCAGACCGAGCACCTGGTGCGGCTGGTGGACGACCTGATGGATGTCGCGCGCATCAGCACGGGCAAGGTGGAACTGACGAAGGTACGCACGTTGGTGGAGCCCTTGCTGCAGCGCGCCGCGGAGATGTCGCAGCCCCTTTTCGAGCAGCGCCGGCACCATCTGGACATCGACGTGTCCGCGGATGTGGAGATCGACGCCGACATCGCGCGCATGACCCAGGTCCTGACCAACCTGCTGTCGAATGCGGCGAAATACACCGAGCCCGGAGGCCGGGTACGCGCCGTGGTGCGCCAGGAGGCCGGGCAGGCCGTGATCCGTATCCGGGACAACGGCATAGGCATTGCGGCGGATTTCCTGCCGAAGATCTTCGAGATGTTCTCGCAGAGCCACCAGGCGCTCGACCGGGCCCAGGGCGGCCTGGGCCTGGGGCTGGCGATCGTCAGGAACCTGGTGCACCAGCATGGCGGATCCGTGCAGGCGTGCAGCGAGGGCTTGGGACTGGGCGCCGAAATGGTGCTGCGCCTGCCCCTGGCCGCCGAAGCGGTGGCGCCGACGGCCCTTGCCGGCCCGCAGGCCATCGACAGGCAATCGGCCCCCTGCAGCATCCTCATCGTGGACGACAACCAGGACGCTGCGACACTGCTGGGCGAGTGGTTCAACGCACAAGGATGCAGGGTGCGCATTGCGCATCATCCGGCGCAAGCCCTCGATCTGTTCGGGCAGGAGCCGCCGGAGGTCGCGCTCGTGGATATCGGCTTGCCGGCAATGGACGGTTATGAGCTCGTGCGCAGAATGCGGGCCCTCCCGGAAGGCGCGCATTCCAGGATCGTGGCCGTCACGGGCTACGGTTCGGCGTCCGACGTGCAGAAGGCCATTGCCGCGGGTTTCGATGCCCATCTGGCAAAGCCCATCTCGCTTGGCTTGCTGTCGCAACTGCTGGCGGAGCGGCACAAGGCCAAGACAGCGCTGTGA
- a CDS encoding type III secretion system chaperone: MNNIPEQVQALVRALGQRMGLRQFQLDAEGSCALELDRRIVVNLQYRETENELWLYSDLGPVPQRSLAFYEKLLRANLFWQQTSGATLSLSGDQLPRAVLARPLPWTLLEDTSFGAAVEAFVHTTEEWQKQLEQAALTNADVGTAAEGSAFTAGSLELLLQARA, encoded by the coding sequence ATGAACAACATACCCGAACAGGTGCAGGCACTGGTACGTGCATTGGGTCAACGGATGGGGTTGCGCCAATTTCAATTGGATGCAGAAGGGAGCTGCGCACTGGAACTGGACCGGCGCATCGTCGTCAATCTGCAATACCGGGAAACCGAAAACGAACTCTGGCTGTACTCGGACCTGGGGCCGGTGCCGCAGCGCAGCCTGGCTTTTTACGAGAAGCTGCTGCGAGCCAATCTCTTCTGGCAGCAAACTTCAGGCGCAACCCTGAGCCTCTCCGGAGATCAGCTCCCGCGTGCAGTGCTGGCCCGTCCCTTGCCCTGGACGCTTCTGGAGGACACCAGCTTTGGCGCGGCTGTGGAAGCCTTTGTACACACCACGGAGGAGTGGCAGAAACAGCTCGAACAAGCTGCCCTGACCAATGCAGACGTCGGCACAGCGGCTGAAGGCAGCGCATTCACGGCCGGCAGCCTGGAACTGCTGCTGCAAGCGCGGGCCTGA
- a CDS encoding D-amino acid dehydrogenase, which translates to MKVIVAGSGIVGTATAYYLARAGAEVTVIDRQPGPALETSFANAGQISPGYSTPWAAPGIPLKALRWLARKHAPLALRPDGSLWQLRWIAQMLRNCTPQRYAVNKERMMRIAGYSRDCLRALRGETGIQYEQRTGGTLQLFRSQAQIDAAQRDIAVLEECGVAYELLDRQSLPRVEPALAFAQDRLSGGLHLPGDETGDCQRFATELARLARGLGVKFLFGQDIEGIEAHAGRVQGILAGGQLLRAHAYVMALGSFSRGLLLPLALELPVYPVKGYSLTLPLVDAARAPESTVLDETYKIAITRFDDRIRVGGMAELAGFDMRLDPRRRATLEMVVGDLFPGGDLQRATFWAGLRPMTPDGTPIVGATRYANLFLNTGHGTLGWTMACGCGRIVADLVTGQRPEIDTAGLGMDRYAASGRRLPFAPAPMAA; encoded by the coding sequence ATGAAAGTCATTGTTGCAGGCAGCGGCATCGTCGGAACCGCCACCGCGTATTACCTGGCCCGGGCCGGCGCCGAGGTCACGGTCATCGACCGCCAGCCCGGTCCGGCGCTGGAAACCAGCTTCGCCAATGCCGGCCAGATCTCGCCGGGCTACTCGACGCCCTGGGCCGCGCCAGGCATTCCGCTCAAGGCGCTTCGATGGTTGGCCCGCAAGCACGCGCCGCTTGCGCTGCGCCCCGATGGCAGCCTGTGGCAGTTGAGGTGGATCGCGCAGATGCTGCGCAACTGCACCCCGCAGCGCTACGCGGTGAACAAGGAGCGCATGATGCGCATCGCCGGCTACAGCCGCGACTGCCTGCGCGCCCTGCGCGGCGAGACCGGCATCCAATACGAGCAGCGCACGGGAGGCACGCTGCAGCTGTTTCGCAGCCAGGCGCAGATCGATGCGGCGCAACGGGACATCGCGGTTCTCGAGGAGTGCGGCGTCGCATACGAATTGCTGGACCGGCAGTCACTGCCGCGTGTGGAGCCCGCGCTGGCTTTCGCACAGGACCGGCTCAGCGGCGGCCTGCACCTGCCTGGGGACGAAACCGGCGACTGCCAGCGGTTCGCGACGGAGCTGGCCCGCCTGGCACGCGGCCTGGGGGTGAAGTTCCTGTTCGGCCAGGACATCGAAGGCATCGAGGCGCACGCCGGCCGTGTCCAGGGCATCCTTGCCGGCGGCCAGCTCCTGCGGGCGCACGCCTACGTCATGGCGCTCGGCAGCTTCTCGCGCGGCCTGCTGCTGCCGCTTGCGCTCGAGCTTCCGGTCTATCCGGTCAAGGGCTACTCGCTCACCCTCCCGCTGGTGGACGCCGCGCGGGCGCCCGAATCCACGGTGCTGGATGAAACCTACAAGATCGCGATCACGCGCTTCGATGACCGCATCCGCGTGGGCGGAATGGCCGAGCTGGCGGGCTTCGACATGCGGCTCGATCCGCGGCGCCGGGCCACGCTCGAGATGGTGGTCGGCGATCTGTTCCCGGGCGGCGACCTGCAGCGGGCCACGTTCTGGGCGGGCCTGCGCCCGATGACGCCCGACGGCACGCCGATCGTCGGCGCGACCCGCTATGCCAACCTGTTCCTGAATACCGGCCATGGAACGCTGGGCTGGACCATGGCCTGCGGCTGCGGCCGCATCGTGGCCGACCTGGTCACCGGGCAGCGGCCCGAAATCGATACCGCAGGCCTGGGCATGGACCGCTATGCCGCTTCGGGCCGCCGCCTGCCGTTTGCACCCGCCCCCATGGCGGCATGA
- a CDS encoding winged helix-turn-helix transcriptional regulator, producing MFQADRIDLAILDVLQRQGRISMTDLAEKVGLSASPCTERVKRMEREGVIEGYHARLSPEALGRTLLVFVEIKLSEKSADVFDKVKRELAQMPEVMEAHLVSGDYDYLVKFRLRGMGEYRHLLGNILKRLPVAAASRSVVVMEEVKESLHLPLDR from the coding sequence ATGTTCCAGGCCGACCGGATCGATCTCGCCATCCTCGATGTCCTGCAGCGCCAGGGGCGCATTTCCATGACCGATCTGGCGGAGAAGGTGGGGCTGTCGGCATCCCCGTGCACCGAGCGGGTGAAGAGAATGGAGCGCGAGGGCGTCATCGAGGGCTACCACGCGCGCCTGTCGCCCGAGGCGCTGGGCAGGACCCTGCTGGTGTTCGTGGAAATCAAGCTGTCCGAGAAGTCCGCCGATGTCTTCGACAAGGTGAAGAGGGAGCTGGCGCAGATGCCCGAGGTGATGGAAGCCCACCTGGTCTCCGGCGACTATGACTACCTGGTCAAGTTCAGGCTGCGTGGCATGGGCGAGTACCGGCACCTGCTTGGAAACATCCTCAAGAGGCTGCCGGTCGCGGCAGCGTCGCGCAGCGTGGTGGTCATGGAGGAGGTGAAGGAATCGCTGCATCTGCCCCTGGACCGCTGA
- a CDS encoding Bug family tripartite tricarboxylate transporter substrate binding protein has protein sequence MNFTSSRTLGACPPRRELRRVLCTGLALALALPLAAQAQTAAYPAKPVKVIVAFTAGGTTDLLARSVSQKLSEKLGQPFVIENRPGGGGNIGTESVVRAAPDGYTLIVNSVGPISVNQSLYKKLAYDPLKDLVPIVQIADVPNVLVVHPSVPANSFDEFLAYAKTRPANFNYGSTGVGTSSHLSSFMLMQNLGVDALHIPYKGANALNDLLAGRLQFMFATIPSVVSQIHAGKLKALAVSSSQPSRALPKVPAVASRIPGFEAGSWFGFFAPKGISPEIVQLLNKEVNAILPQLNDQMVREGADPVGGSPEQFARMTQREFVKWQKIVKDSGASVD, from the coding sequence ATGAATTTCACATCCAGCCGCACGCTTGGTGCCTGCCCTCCCCGGCGTGAACTGCGCCGCGTCCTTTGCACCGGCCTGGCGCTGGCGCTGGCCCTGCCGCTCGCGGCGCAGGCGCAGACCGCGGCCTATCCCGCCAAGCCGGTCAAGGTCATCGTGGCGTTCACCGCGGGCGGAACCACCGACCTGCTGGCCCGCAGCGTGTCGCAAAAGCTCTCGGAGAAGCTGGGCCAGCCGTTCGTGATCGAGAACCGCCCGGGCGGCGGCGGCAATATCGGCACCGAATCCGTGGTGCGCGCCGCGCCCGACGGCTACACACTGATCGTGAACTCGGTGGGGCCGATCTCGGTCAACCAGTCGCTCTACAAGAAGCTGGCCTACGACCCGCTGAAGGATCTGGTGCCCATTGTGCAGATTGCCGATGTGCCGAACGTGCTCGTGGTGCACCCTTCGGTGCCGGCCAACAGCTTCGACGAGTTCCTTGCCTATGCGAAAACGCGCCCGGCCAACTTCAACTACGGCTCCACGGGTGTGGGAACCTCGTCGCATCTGTCGAGCTTCATGCTGATGCAGAACCTGGGCGTCGACGCACTGCACATCCCGTACAAGGGCGCGAACGCGCTCAACGACCTGCTCGCGGGCCGGCTGCAGTTCATGTTCGCGACCATTCCCTCGGTGGTCTCGCAGATCCACGCGGGCAAGCTCAAGGCGCTTGCCGTGTCGAGCTCGCAGCCCTCGCGCGCCCTGCCCAAGGTGCCGGCGGTGGCCAGCCGCATCCCGGGCTTCGAGGCCGGCTCCTGGTTCGGCTTCTTCGCGCCCAAGGGCATCTCCCCTGAAATCGTGCAGTTGCTCAATAAGGAGGTCAACGCCATCCTGCCCCAGCTCAACGACCAGATGGTGCGCGAAGGTGCCGACCCCGTCGGCGGCTCGCCGGAGCAATTCGCCCGCATGACCCAGCGCGAGTTCGTCAAGTGGCAGAAGATCGTCAAGGACTCGGGCGCTTCCGTCGATTGA
- a CDS encoding phosphatidylinositol 4-kinase, whose product MTAIDMRPSGGSALASSLIAHTTKGSESSEEGSSENSGTMVMNSGTVVARSVEGSSVASFAPGTAIMGSALGTAMQGSGAPRAQFDFMQAINFTEFRSVPAPTLEQREAWPADPSPVLVRQARYGALPSAAALPSPNKLTTPEATFREVIRGLPTVDQFTRVVPLKTPTFLESVKRLFGLDKAATEYGKVLTALGRYHDSCNQTTGGNGVATKFWLDELAKTVDDYGKSGAQGSLDGKMINELRQQIDGESNTLKSLQAQLKDGPGLPKGANFSHALAFIRDGISLQDMVRLIDKGLELDQIPEAQALLESEERSIPQRNYINILVELDHYQDAFAAHTLQESERTPTAQTIEDAAKLLEKLQTTTEKYLQVGTSGDPHTQAIKDLRDQLSLEHRVLSDLVSELKMGTALPEGADLSRAVAFAREGISLKDMDRFMASGMSPAEARKQLDTEKSDRVRSQLSNLAPEQKQALLDSFSTDEIVLLETSGLGIEGGHAYRVLDLPITSQTIVHADEQEVGSMLPLGAGACNEVYSARYSTPAGIVQGVFKPLRNKESAGLTMKLGIDSQLAKIGNRNLCTQDVARALDFDVVGHCQIGYRQEPGKPLELGLIMARAAGKPAADTPLEVFHLPQVRRNITQLNLLDAVCGQGDRHYNNYFIDESTGKVTGIDNDLCFGQATMDGNHIAQGANAKRDTGFRGTKMPELIDTNMAKAIRSLTPERLAAILGDKLSSAEMEAAKKRLLSVQKHVDGLQERGQIVTPEEFDARDEIGKLQNADNSYVGRDAENASWLLKVRERSSLLPTSEMSVET is encoded by the coding sequence ATGACAGCAATCGATATGCGCCCATCCGGTGGAAGCGCTCTTGCAAGCTCATTAATTGCTCACACGACAAAAGGTTCCGAGTCTTCCGAGGAAGGATCTTCGGAGAATTCCGGAACAATGGTGATGAACTCCGGAACAGTTGTAGCGAGATCTGTCGAGGGATCATCTGTAGCAAGCTTTGCCCCGGGGACGGCTATCATGGGCTCTGCTTTGGGTACAGCCATGCAAGGGTCGGGAGCGCCCCGCGCGCAATTCGATTTCATGCAGGCGATCAATTTCACGGAGTTCCGTTCCGTCCCGGCACCCACATTGGAGCAGCGCGAGGCTTGGCCTGCGGATCCATCTCCCGTGCTGGTGCGGCAAGCCCGCTACGGTGCCCTTCCCTCCGCCGCCGCTCTCCCTTCGCCCAACAAACTGACCACCCCTGAAGCAACCTTCCGCGAGGTCATTCGAGGCCTTCCCACGGTCGATCAGTTCACCCGCGTCGTTCCACTCAAAACCCCCACCTTTCTTGAGTCTGTCAAGCGTCTTTTCGGTCTCGACAAAGCAGCGACCGAATACGGAAAAGTTCTCACAGCGCTTGGGAGGTACCACGACTCCTGCAACCAGACCACCGGTGGGAATGGCGTCGCGACGAAGTTCTGGCTGGATGAATTGGCCAAGACGGTGGACGACTATGGCAAGAGCGGCGCCCAGGGTTCTCTTGACGGAAAAATGATTAACGAGCTGCGCCAGCAGATTGATGGCGAAAGCAATACGTTGAAAAGTCTGCAGGCTCAGCTGAAAGATGGCCCCGGACTGCCCAAAGGAGCCAACTTCTCGCATGCGCTGGCCTTCATCCGTGACGGGATATCCCTGCAAGACATGGTGCGTCTGATAGACAAGGGCCTGGAGCTGGATCAAATACCCGAAGCGCAGGCCCTATTGGAGAGTGAAGAGCGTTCCATTCCCCAGCGCAACTACATAAATATTCTCGTGGAGCTGGATCACTATCAGGACGCCTTTGCCGCCCACACCCTCCAGGAAAGCGAACGAACCCCTACTGCCCAGACGATTGAGGATGCAGCGAAATTGCTGGAGAAGCTGCAGACCACCACGGAAAAATATTTACAGGTAGGCACTTCCGGCGATCCACACACCCAGGCCATCAAGGACCTGCGCGATCAACTTTCCCTCGAGCACCGGGTGCTGTCAGACCTGGTTTCCGAACTGAAAATGGGCACTGCCCTGCCTGAAGGGGCTGATCTGTCCCGTGCAGTGGCCTTCGCACGTGAGGGCATCAGCCTCAAGGACATGGATCGCTTCATGGCCAGCGGCATGTCGCCCGCAGAGGCACGAAAGCAGCTGGACACCGAAAAGAGCGATCGCGTGAGGAGCCAATTATCCAATCTGGCTCCTGAGCAAAAACAAGCCCTTCTTGATAGCTTCAGCACAGATGAAATCGTCTTGCTGGAAACGAGCGGGTTGGGGATTGAGGGCGGCCATGCATACCGGGTGCTGGATCTCCCCATCACCTCCCAGACCATCGTGCATGCCGATGAACAGGAGGTGGGCTCCATGCTGCCTTTGGGTGCAGGCGCTTGCAACGAAGTTTATTCAGCGCGATACAGCACGCCTGCGGGTATCGTCCAAGGTGTTTTCAAGCCCCTGAGAAACAAAGAATCAGCTGGGTTGACCATGAAGTTAGGTATCGATAGTCAGCTCGCGAAGATCGGCAACCGCAATCTGTGCACACAGGATGTGGCGCGCGCGTTGGATTTCGATGTGGTGGGGCACTGCCAGATCGGCTACCGCCAGGAGCCAGGAAAGCCGTTGGAGCTGGGGCTGATCATGGCACGCGCTGCAGGCAAACCTGCAGCTGATACTCCCCTCGAAGTTTTCCATCTGCCCCAAGTGCGGCGCAATATCACGCAGTTGAACCTGCTCGATGCCGTGTGCGGGCAAGGAGACAGGCATTACAACAACTATTTCATCGATGAGTCCACAGGCAAGGTTACAGGCATCGACAATGACCTGTGCTTCGGCCAGGCCACCATGGACGGCAATCACATCGCCCAAGGCGCAAACGCAAAAAGGGATACTGGTTTCCGTGGCACGAAGATGCCCGAACTGATCGATACCAACATGGCGAAGGCTATTCGCAGCCTCACGCCTGAAAGGCTGGCCGCAATATTGGGCGACAAGCTGAGCTCGGCAGAAATGGAAGCGGCCAAAAAGCGTTTGCTTTCTGTGCAAAAACACGTGGATGGTCTGCAGGAGAGGGGGCAAATCGTCACGCCCGAGGAGTTTGATGCCCGTGATGAAATAGGCAAGCTTCAGAATGCTGACAACAGCTACGTGGGCCGCGATGCGGAGAACGCAAGCTGGCTGTTGAAGGTGAGAGAGAGGTCAAGCCTGCTGCCTACCAGTGAAATGTCCGTGGAGACATGA
- a CDS encoding class II aldolase/adducin family protein has product MTSPEASPLHIPSMRDQCSAAEWQARVDLAACYRLIEHYGMADMMANHISARVPGEDGAFLINAYGMMYEEITASSLIKVDHDGNVLSKPDFGALNYGVNKAGYVIHSAVHGARPEVDCVIHTHSWASMAVSSLACGLLPLTQTAMRFLKIGYHDYQGVVLNLDEQESIIRDLGQGEALILRNHGAMTVGRSVGEAFNWMHRLELACRAQLAAMACNTPFAAVAPAVLEETWNNYQPGTRRPYGLMEWPALLRKLDRMDPSYRL; this is encoded by the coding sequence ATGACATCCCCCGAAGCCAGCCCCTTGCACATCCCCTCGATGCGCGACCAATGCTCCGCTGCCGAATGGCAGGCGCGTGTCGACCTTGCAGCCTGCTACCGGCTGATAGAGCACTACGGCATGGCCGACATGATGGCCAACCATATCTCGGCACGCGTTCCCGGTGAGGACGGTGCCTTCCTGATCAACGCCTACGGGATGATGTACGAGGAGATCACGGCCTCGAGCCTGATCAAGGTGGACCACGACGGCAACGTGCTGTCCAAGCCCGATTTCGGCGCGCTGAACTACGGCGTCAACAAGGCCGGCTATGTGATCCACAGCGCCGTGCATGGCGCGCGTCCCGAAGTCGACTGCGTGATCCACACCCACAGCTGGGCCTCGATGGCGGTCTCCTCGCTGGCCTGCGGCCTGCTGCCGCTCACGCAGACCGCGATGCGCTTCCTGAAGATCGGCTACCACGACTACCAGGGCGTGGTGCTCAATCTCGACGAGCAGGAGTCGATCATCCGCGACCTGGGCCAGGGCGAGGCCCTGATCCTGCGCAACCACGGCGCGATGACCGTGGGCCGCTCGGTGGGCGAAGCCTTCAACTGGATGCACCGGCTCGAGCTGGCCTGCCGCGCGCAGCTCGCGGCCATGGCCTGCAATACGCCGTTTGCCGCCGTCGCGCCCGCCGTTCTCGAGGAGACCTGGAACAACTACCAGCCCGGAACGCGCCGTCCCTACGGGCTGATGGAATGGCCCGCGCTGCTGCGCAAGCTCGACCGCATGGACCCCAGCTACCGCCTCTGA
- a CDS encoding L,D-transpeptidase encodes MPACLQLLAHLGACAALALSLCLGTPAHANAGGTNSAAAPAGLSGEALQVAQWIHATQDNRRLPYLLVDKRAARVHVFDAAGTLQASSPVLLGLARGDHSVPGIGERPMSAIAAHERTTPAGRFLSEPGNNLKGEDIVWIDYDAAVSMHRVRTANAADRRLQRLASATAADNRISYGCVNVPEQFYNRNIAPVWGKKPGVIYVLPETQPAASFFGFGTARAR; translated from the coding sequence GTGCCCGCTTGCCTGCAACTTCTTGCGCACCTGGGGGCCTGCGCCGCCCTGGCCTTGTCGCTGTGCCTTGGCACGCCGGCACATGCCAACGCAGGCGGGACAAACAGCGCCGCGGCACCCGCCGGGCTGAGTGGCGAAGCACTGCAGGTGGCGCAATGGATCCACGCCACGCAAGACAACCGGCGTCTGCCCTATCTGCTGGTCGACAAGCGCGCCGCGCGGGTGCATGTGTTCGACGCGGCGGGCACGCTACAGGCGTCTTCGCCCGTACTGCTGGGCCTGGCGCGCGGCGACCACTCGGTGCCGGGCATCGGCGAGCGCCCGATGTCCGCCATCGCGGCGCACGAGCGCACCACCCCGGCCGGGCGCTTCCTGTCCGAGCCAGGGAACAATCTCAAGGGCGAAGACATCGTCTGGATCGACTATGACGCAGCCGTTTCGATGCACCGCGTCCGTACGGCCAACGCCGCCGACCGCAGGCTGCAGCGCCTGGCCAGCGCCACGGCGGCCGACAACCGCATTTCCTATGGCTGCGTGAACGTGCCGGAGCAGTTCTACAACCGCAACATCGCGCCGGTGTGGGGAAAGAAACCGGGGGTGATCTACGTGCTGCCTGAAACGCAGCCGGCTGCGTCGTTCTTCGGCTTTGGCACTGCCCGTGCACGTTGA
- a CDS encoding sulfatase family protein — translation MTRPNIIFIVADDLGYADLGCYGGRDADFGPVSPVLDRMAANGLRLTQGYSNSPVCSPTRFAMITGRYQYRLRGAAEEPIRSDSRGSTTLGLPPEHPTLPSLLRDGGYRTALIGKWHLGYPPHFGPLRSGYEEFFGPLSGGVDYFTHCDSRGSHDLWTGEESAKSEGYLTDLLSQRAVDYVGRMARQQAPFFLSLHYTAPHWPWETRDDAGRAPTVKDNLFDLSGGNIHVYRRMIHHMDEGIGRVMAALEEHGLDQNTLVVFTSDNGGERFSDSWPLVGGKMDLTEGGIRVPWIAHWPAVIAPGGESRQQCMTMDWSATILDAAGVAPAPGYPLDGVSLMPVLREPGQAFGRPLYWRMNHRGQQALREGDWKYLRVDGNEYLFNIPADERERANLARREPERLARMRAAWEKWNATMPAIAADATISLGYSVKDMPQR, via the coding sequence ATGACCCGACCCAATATCATCTTCATCGTGGCCGACGACCTCGGCTATGCCGACCTGGGCTGCTATGGCGGCCGGGATGCGGATTTCGGCCCGGTGTCGCCGGTTCTGGACCGCATGGCGGCCAACGGCCTGAGACTGACTCAGGGCTACTCGAACTCCCCCGTGTGTTCGCCCACGCGCTTCGCCATGATCACCGGCCGCTACCAGTACCGCCTGCGCGGCGCGGCCGAGGAGCCGATCCGCAGCGACAGCCGCGGCAGCACCACGCTGGGCCTGCCGCCCGAGCACCCGACCCTGCCCTCGCTGCTCAGGGACGGGGGCTACCGCACGGCGCTGATCGGCAAATGGCACCTGGGATATCCGCCGCATTTCGGCCCGCTGCGCTCGGGCTACGAGGAGTTCTTCGGCCCGCTCTCGGGCGGGGTGGACTATTTCACCCACTGCGACTCGCGCGGCAGCCATGACCTGTGGACCGGCGAGGAAAGCGCGAAGTCCGAGGGCTACCTCACCGACCTGCTGTCGCAGCGCGCGGTGGACTACGTCGGACGCATGGCGCGGCAGCAGGCGCCCTTCTTCCTGAGCCTGCACTACACCGCGCCGCACTGGCCCTGGGAGACGCGCGACGACGCCGGCAGGGCACCGACGGTGAAGGACAATCTGTTCGACCTCTCGGGCGGCAACATCCATGTGTACCGCCGCATGATCCACCACATGGACGAGGGCATCGGCCGGGTGATGGCGGCGCTGGAGGAACACGGCCTGGACCAGAACACGCTGGTCGTCTTCACCAGCGACAACGGCGGCGAGCGCTTCTCCGACAGCTGGCCCCTGGTCGGCGGCAAGATGGACCTGACGGAAGGCGGCATCCGCGTGCCGTGGATCGCCCACTGGCCGGCCGTCATCGCGCCGGGCGGCGAGAGCCGCCAGCAGTGCATGACCATGGACTGGTCCGCCACTATCCTCGACGCCGCGGGCGTGGCGCCTGCCCCCGGCTACCCGCTCGATGGCGTGTCGCTGATGCCGGTGCTGCGCGAGCCGGGCCAGGCCTTCGGGCGCCCGCTGTACTGGCGCATGAACCACCGCGGGCAGCAGGCCCTGCGCGAGGGCGACTGGAAATACCTGCGCGTCGATGGCAACGAGTACCTGTTCAACATCCCGGCGGACGAGCGCGAGCGCGCCAATCTGGCCAGGCGCGAGCCCGAGCGGCTGGCGCGGATGCGCGCCGCCTGGGAAAAATGGAATGCCACGATGCCGGCCATTGCGGCGGATGCGACGATCAGTCTCGGCTATTCGGTGAAGGACATGCCGCAGCGCTGA